A genome region from Candidatus Methylomirabilota bacterium includes the following:
- a CDS encoding helix-turn-helix transcriptional regulator, producing MTRGQGSAFPGFREMAERRRQLVASLVARRRTLGLSQTEVAARMGTSQSAVARLESGAADVRLTTLERYAAALGRRLDWQLRARGDR from the coding sequence ATGACCCGCGGCCAGGGCTCGGCGTTCCCCGGATTCCGCGAGATGGCCGAGCGGCGGCGGCAGCTCGTGGCGAGCCTGGTGGCGCGCCGGCGCACGCTTGGCCTGTCTCAGACCGAGGTGGCGGCGCGCATGGGCACGTCACAGTCCGCGGTGGCCCGGTTGGAGTCGGGGGCGGCCGACGTCCGGCTCACGACACTGGAGCGATACGCGGCGGCCCTGGGCCGGCGGCTCGACTGGCAGCTCCGGGCGAGGGGAGACAGGTGA
- a CDS encoding isoprenylcysteine carboxylmethyltransferase family protein produces the protein MVLFVFLVGQAIMAAGWPDSLSPLGADRRSSPEPWQVMGAVLLGGGVLLLVTAQLHLGASWRIGIDEGASPGLVTSGLYRFCRNPIFLALLVTLSGYTLMLPTRLSLGLLLGAYIGVRQQVAAEEAYLLRTYGESYREYARRVGRFLPGLGRFR, from the coding sequence GTGGTGCTGTTCGTGTTCCTCGTCGGGCAAGCCATCATGGCGGCCGGATGGCCCGATTCGCTTTCGCCGCTGGGCGCGGACCGCCGCTCGAGCCCGGAACCCTGGCAAGTCATGGGCGCGGTGCTGTTGGGTGGAGGGGTCCTTCTCCTCGTGACGGCTCAGCTCCACCTCGGCGCTTCATGGCGGATCGGGATCGACGAAGGTGCGAGCCCCGGGCTGGTAACGAGCGGGCTCTACCGCTTTTGCCGAAACCCGATCTTCCTTGCCTTGCTCGTCACCCTGAGTGGTTACACACTGATGCTCCCGACGCGGCTTTCGCTCGGCCTGCTGCTGGGCGCATACATCGGTGTTCGGCAGCAGGTGGCCGCGGAAGAAGCGTACCTGCTGCGGACGTATGGGGAGAGCTATCGCGAATACGCGCGCCGGGTCGGACGGTTTTTGCCCGGACTAGGGAGGTTTCGGTGA
- a CDS encoding ATP-dependent Clp protease proteolytic subunit, whose product MTREPAPRPEESPGRGGPPAWLQERLFERRMVFVTGRLDDAVAARAAAELMTLDATGDGPIELSLDSPDGTLEAAFVLIDTLDLLRAPVRAHCRGQAGGPALGVVAVADQRSASPHASFRLAQPTVQLSGAADRLAAQSQHHLDRLWRFEARLAQATGRPPEEISRDMQRGRYLDAREALAYGLIDAIRPPTP is encoded by the coding sequence GTGACGCGCGAGCCGGCGCCTCGCCCGGAGGAGTCACCCGGCCGCGGGGGCCCGCCGGCCTGGTTGCAGGAGCGGCTGTTCGAGCGCCGGATGGTCTTCGTCACCGGCCGGCTCGACGACGCCGTCGCGGCCCGGGCGGCGGCGGAGCTCATGACGCTGGACGCCACCGGCGACGGGCCCATCGAGCTCTCGCTGGACAGCCCGGACGGCACGCTCGAGGCGGCTTTCGTCCTCATCGACACCCTCGACCTGCTCCGCGCGCCGGTGCGCGCGCACTGCCGGGGGCAGGCCGGGGGGCCCGCCCTCGGCGTCGTGGCCGTCGCGGACCAGCGCTCCGCCTCGCCCCACGCGAGCTTCCGGCTCGCCCAGCCGACGGTACAGCTCTCCGGCGCCGCCGACCGGCTCGCCGCGCAGAGCCAGCACCACCTCGACCGGCTCTGGAGGTTCGAGGCTCGCCTCGCGCAGGCCACGGGCCGGCCGCCCGAGGAGATCTCCCGGGACATGCAGCGGGGACGGTACCTCGACGCCCGGGAGGCCCTCGCCTACGGCCTGATCGACGCGATCCGCCCGCCCACGCCGTAG
- a CDS encoding alpha/beta hydrolase, producing the protein MRVLSKGDGPPLVFFHGPWGLQWDPFLDELAGSFTVHAPEHPGTSPGRPDDIYQLDGLWDLVLCYDELLEGLGLESAAFVGHSFGAMVACEVAAAYPGRARRLALIDPLGLWREDAPIVNWMLLNPRDLPGHIFRDPDGDAARRMFAPAQDPEAVAMARVRLVWAVGASGKFLWPLPDKGLKKRIHRVTAPTLLVWGKEDRLVPPIYGEEFARRLPGARVEIVDQAGHAPHLEHPEAVARLVRDFLGQ; encoded by the coding sequence ATGCGCGTCCTGTCGAAAGGCGACGGTCCCCCGCTCGTCTTCTTCCACGGTCCCTGGGGTCTCCAGTGGGATCCGTTCCTGGACGAGCTGGCCGGAAGCTTCACCGTCCATGCGCCCGAGCACCCCGGCACCTCTCCCGGACGGCCGGACGACATCTACCAGCTCGACGGGCTGTGGGACCTGGTCCTCTGCTACGACGAGCTGCTGGAGGGGCTGGGCCTGGAGAGCGCGGCCTTCGTCGGCCACTCCTTCGGCGCGATGGTGGCCTGCGAGGTGGCCGCGGCCTACCCGGGCCGCGCCCGCCGCCTGGCGCTCATCGATCCGCTCGGTCTCTGGCGCGAGGACGCGCCCATCGTCAACTGGATGCTGCTCAACCCCCGAGACCTCCCCGGTCACATCTTCCGCGACCCCGACGGGGACGCCGCCCGGCGGATGTTTGCCCCCGCCCAGGACCCGGAGGCCGTGGCCATGGCGCGGGTTCGGCTCGTCTGGGCCGTGGGCGCCAGCGGGAAGTTCCTCTGGCCCCTCCCCGACAAGGGGCTGAAGAAGCGGATTCATCGCGTCACCGCGCCCACGCTGCTCGTCTGGGGCAAGGAGGACCGCCTGGTGCCGCCCATCTACGGCGAGGAGTTCGCGCGGCGCCTTCCCGGGGCGCGGGTCGAGATCGTTGACCAGGCGGGGCACGCGCCGCATCTGGAGCACCCGGAGGCGGTGGCCCGCCTGGTGCGCGACTTCCTGGGTCAGTAG